The following is a genomic window from Pseudomonas promysalinigenes.
TGCTCGGCCACTTGTGGATCGATAGCATCACCACCAGTAGCCTCGATCAGGCCGGCATAGTCGATCTCGGGCCGCGCCAACAGATTCAGCAGGCTGTATTCGTGAGCCAGCGGGGTACCGAACTTATCCACAATGGCTTGACCTTGTTCGGTATTCGGGCGCACCCAAGTCGATTTCAGACGTTGTTCTTCACGCTCGATGCCATCGCGCTTGGCGCAGAATGCAGCCCAACGATCATCGTCGATCAGGCCCAGCTCGCGGCCTTTCTCGGTCAGACGAAGGTCAGCGTTGTCTTCGCGCAGGATCAGCCGGTACTCGGCACGCGAAGTGAACATGCGGTACGGCTCCTGGGTGCCGAGCGTAATCAGGTCGTCCACCAGTACCCCGATGTACGCCTCGTCGCGGCGCGGGCACCAGCTGTCGCGGCCCTGCGCACGTAGTGCTGCGTTGGTACCGGCCAGCAAGCCCTGGGCACCGGCTTCTTCGTAACCGGTGGTGCCATTGATCTGGCCAGCAAAGAACAGCCCACCGATGACTTTGGTTTCGAGGCTGTACTTGAGGTCGCGGGGATCGAAGTAGTCGTACTCGATCGCGTAACCAGGGCGCACGATGTGCGCGTTTTCCATGCCGCGGATCGAGCGCACCAGCTCCAGTTGCACGTCGAATGGCAACGAGGTGGAAATGCCGTTCGGGTACAGCTCATGGGTGTTCAGGCCTTCGGGCTCGATGAACACCTGGTGGCTTTCTTTATCGGCGAAGCGGTGGATCTTGTCTTCGATCGATGGGCAATAGCGTGGGCCCACGCCCTCGATCACCCCGGAATACATTGGCGAACGGTCAAGGTTCGAGGCAATTATTTCGTGGGTGCGGCTGTTGGTGTGAGTGATCCAGCAGCTGACTTGGCGCGGATGCATCTGCGCGTTGCCCATGAAGGACATTACCGGGATCGGCGTGTCGCCCGGCTGTTCGGTCATCACCGAGAAATCCACCGAACGCCCGTCGATACGTGGAGGCGTACCGGTTTTGAGCCGGCCCACGCGCAGCGGCAGCTCGCGCATACGGTGAGCCAGGGCAATCGAAGGCGGGTCGCCGGCGCGTCCGCCGGAATGGTTCTGCAGACCAATGTGGATGAGGCCGCCCAGGAAAGTACCTGTGGTCAGCACTACGGACTCCGCGAAGAAGCGCAGGCCCATCTGTGTGACCACGCCCTTGACCTGATCCTGTTCGACGATCAGGTCATCGCAGGACTGCTGGAATATCCACAGGTTGGGCTGGTTTTCCAGAATCTCGCGTACCACCGCCTTGTAAATGGCGCGGTCGGCTTGGGCGCGGGTTGCGCGCACGGCCGGCCCTTTGCGGTTGTTCAGGATACGGAACTGGATGCCGCTCTTGTCGGTGGCCAGCGCCATGGCGCCGCCGAGCGCATCGATTTCTTTGACCAGGTGACTCTTGCCAATGCCACCGATCGCTGGGTTGCAGCTCATGTGACCGAGGGTTTCCACGTTATGGGTCAACAGCAGGGTTTTCACACCCATGCGTGCTGACGCAAGCGCAGCCTCGGTACCGGCATGGCCGCCGCCGATGACGATCACTTCAAAACGGGAAGGGAAATCCACCACGCACCTCGTGCCTGTTTTTGCGAATAGAGAAGGTAAGCAGACAAGTATAGGGACTTACCCCCCTTTAAAGAAACCATCTGAGCAAATTTTGACCAGCCTGTGGATGAGTGGCAGACAACAGAAATTAGAGAGAGAAATTTAAAAAAGCTTTGTTTTTATGTTTATTCTTATGCACAGCCTTATCTGTGGATAAAGTTCTGTAGGGCACAATCCATGTGGTTTACAGCGAAATTGAACTCTGTGGCTTACCCACCCTAAGGCCTATGGATAACGTTCAGCAGCCTGTGGATTAAATGGCTCTTTACCCACAGGCGGATTTGTCACCATGAAAAAAGCCCGTTTATCAAAAGGGCTTATGATGGGTTTTCCACAGGGCTCCTGTCATGAAATTTCTGCCTGTGGATGAATATCAGTACACCGGACTCGCCATCTCTGACGGTCGGATCAGTTGTGCACAGCCCGCTGCTACCCGCAACGATCCGACGAGTGGCCAAATCTCAGGCAAAAAAAAGCCGCTCCATGGGGAGCGGCATTGAGCTTGTCTAGCTGTGGACTATTTGCCGATGCAGAAACTGGAAAATATCCTCCCCAGCAGGTCGTCAGAACTGAACGCGCCGGTGATTTCACCCAGTGCCTGCTGCGCCTGACGCAGGTCCTCGGCCAACAGCTCACCGGCACCTGCCAGAGTCAGCTGTGCACGGCCATGCTCTAGATGCGAACTGGCTTGGCGCAGGGCATCGAGGTGGCGGCGGCGA
Proteins encoded in this region:
- the mnmG gene encoding tRNA uridine-5-carboxymethylaminomethyl(34) synthesis enzyme MnmG: MDFPSRFEVIVIGGGHAGTEAALASARMGVKTLLLTHNVETLGHMSCNPAIGGIGKSHLVKEIDALGGAMALATDKSGIQFRILNNRKGPAVRATRAQADRAIYKAVVREILENQPNLWIFQQSCDDLIVEQDQVKGVVTQMGLRFFAESVVLTTGTFLGGLIHIGLQNHSGGRAGDPPSIALAHRMRELPLRVGRLKTGTPPRIDGRSVDFSVMTEQPGDTPIPVMSFMGNAQMHPRQVSCWITHTNSRTHEIIASNLDRSPMYSGVIEGVGPRYCPSIEDKIHRFADKESHQVFIEPEGLNTHELYPNGISTSLPFDVQLELVRSIRGMENAHIVRPGYAIEYDYFDPRDLKYSLETKVIGGLFFAGQINGTTGYEEAGAQGLLAGTNAALRAQGRDSWCPRRDEAYIGVLVDDLITLGTQEPYRMFTSRAEYRLILREDNADLRLTEKGRELGLIDDDRWAAFCAKRDGIEREEQRLKSTWVRPNTEQGQAIVDKFGTPLAHEYSLLNLLARPEIDYAGLIEATGGDAIDPQVAEQVEIKTKYAGYIDRQQDEIARLRASEDTRLPVDIDYTGISGLSKEIQSKLGQTRPETLGQASRIPGVTPAAISLLLIHLKKRGAGRELEQSA